A window of Flavobacterium branchiarum genomic DNA:
ACGATCATCTTCTTCGTGCTGGCAATATTTAATATAATCTTTTACTCCTTGTGGAAAATGAATATAGTTCCCTTCGTTAACAGAGTAAATTTTTCCATCTTTTGAATATTTCATGTTTGGATGCGACAGATAAAATGTTCCAATCGCGGGATTTAATGTAAATCCGTTTACTCCATGACCTGTTGTGTAAACCAACATTGTCGAAGTTCCATAAATTACATATCCTGCAGCAACTTGATTAACACCTGGCTGTAAAAAATCATCAAGTGTAACTGGCGTTCCTATTGGTGTAATCCTTCTGTAAACAGAAAAAATGGTTCCTACTGAAACATTCACATCAATATTAGACGATCCGTCAAGCGGATCCATCAAAACCACATATTTATTGTTATGGCTGTTATCACTTCCTTGAACAGTAATGAAGTCATCATTTTCCTCTGAAGCAATTCCGCAAACAATTTCGCGATTAATTAAAGTTTGAATAAAAACTTCATTTGCATACACATCTAGTTTTTGCTGATCTTCTCCTTGAATGTTTTGCTCTCCCGCTGCTCCAACGATATCCACCAGACCAGCTTTGTTAACTTTATAATTAACCACTTTAGCGGCCAATCGTATAGAATTGATGATTCTGGATAGTTCACCAGACGAATACTGAAATGCTTTTTGGTTTTCGATGATAAACTCACCTAATGTTTTATTGCGTTCTTCCATTATACTATATCGTTGTAGAGGTTTTTTTTTGAAGTCACAAATATCGCCTTTTTTGTGAAATTGATTTAAAAATTATTTAGTTAGTTTCTACGTATTGTATATTTGTTAATCAAAAGCAAAAAACAAGTTCCAAAAAACCATTATTTTAGATATAAACATATTAATAATAAGAATTTATGAATATTAGAAAAGGAAATCCTGAAGATATGAAAGCTGTATTAGGCTTGATTCAGGAGTTGGCCATATTCGAAAAAGAACCTGCTGCAGTTTTAGTTACTGAGAGCGATTTAATTCGTGATGGCTTTGGCGAGAGTCCTCTTTTTCATGTATTTGTGGCCGAGGTGGATACCGAAATAGTTGGAATTGCTTTATACTATTACCGCTTTTCTACCTGGAAAGGCAAAACGATACATTTAGAAGATTTAATCGTTAAAGATAAAATGCGTGGATCTGGTTTAGGAATGGCATTATACTCCGAGATAATGCAACAGGCCAAAAAGGACAACGTAAGAAGAGTTGAATGGAATGTACTTGATTGGAATACTCCTGCAATTAAATTCTATGAGAATTCTGGCGCAAAAGTATTCGAAGAATGGCGTGTCGTTCAGATGGACGAAGCAGGAATCAATACTTTTTTAGATAAAAACAATAACTTAAAACAAAATATATAACAATAAATAATGAGAGTATTCAAATTTGGTGGTGCCTCAGTAAAAGATGCTGAAGGAATTAAAAACGTATATGACGTTTTGCAAAAGGTAGGTTATGAAGATGTATTGCTTGTAGTTTCGGCTATGGGGAAAACCACAAACGCTCTTGAGGTTGTAATAAAGAATTATTTTGAGAAATCGAACGAGCTAAATTCGTCTGTTCAGGAAGTAAAAAAATACCATAACCAAATATTGTTGGATTTATTTGAAGATGAAAAAAATGAAGTCTTTACAGCTGTAAATGCCTTTTTCTCAGAATTAGAATATTTTCTAGCTAACAACAAATCTCCTAACTATAACTTTGTTTATGACCAGATTGTAAGCTTTGGAGAATTAATTTCGACTACTATCATAAGTCATTTCATGAATTTCATGGGTATTCATACCCAATGGATCGATGTACGTAACTTTATAAAAACTGACGCTACATACAGAGATGCTGAAGTAGACTGGGAAGTAACTCAAAAAAATATTGGTAAAAATGTAAAGCGAAATATCTTAAACATCACTCAAGGATTCTTAGGTGCCGATGAAAACAATTTTACTACTACTTTAGGCCGTGAAGGATCAGATTACACTGCTGCAATTTTTGCTTATTGCTTAAATGCTGAAAGTGTTACGATCTGGAAAGATGTTCCTGGAGTAATGAATGCTGACCCTCGTTATTTTGAAAACGCAAGTTTACTTAATCAGATTTCATATCGTGAAGCCATCGAATTGGCGTTTTACGGAGCAACTGTTATTCATCCAAAAACATTACAACCTTTACAGAAAAAAGAAATTCCGTTGTATGTAAAATCTTTCATAAACCCATTACTAAAAGGAACTAGTGTTTCTAAGGGAGTCGATTTAGAGCCTTATTTACCTTGTTTTATTGTAAAGAGAAACCAACTTTTAATTTCGCTTTCATCAATAGATTTTTCTTTTATAATGGAAGAAAATATCAGTGAGATTTTTGCTTTATTCCATGAATTTAAAATTAAAGTAAATTTAATTCAAAACTCAGCGATTAGTTTTTCTGTTTGTGTAGAAGATAAATTTGAAAATTTCAATGATATGAACGCTATTCTTTCTAAAAAATTCAAAGTAGATTTTAGCGAAAATGTTACCCTGTACACTATTCGTCATTTTGATGATAAAGCAGCCGAAGCTGTTGAAGAAAATAAAGAAGTTTTACTAAAACAAGTGAGCCGCGAAACTATGCAAATGGTAACAAAAGAATTAAATTAAGCTTCTTTCGAAAAGCTAATTACATAATTCAATATACAATAAGGTTTCACCAAAAGTGAAACCTTATTATTTTTATAAATCTCTTCTTCTTTTTAAATCTTTTATTACCTGCTTCAATTCTACAATTTGCACTTCATTTTGTTTTATTATTTTTCGATAAACGCACAGCATCGCAATCTCAGTCAAGCGCCCCATAATTTTATCATCATTAAATACTTTTGGATTAGGACTTTTTAAAAAATAATTAAAATCAACATCAAACACATTACAAACCTTATCCATTAATAAAAATTCAATTTTTTTATTTTTTCCACTTTCAATATTATACAATTCTGAATAGCCAACCCCTAATTTATTAGACAATTCGATTATAGATAATTCTTTAATTTTTCTTAGTTCCTTAATTTTAATTCCAATCATAAATACTATCAAGCGTTTTATAAAATTCTAATTCTACCTTTAAAAATCAATCATAAAGTTGCCTAGTTGCTACTTTTGAGTTTATGATCCTTAATTATTATTTTTAATTCTTTTATAACTTTTTCCAGTACTCTTATTCTTACTGCATATTGTTCTATTAATTCTTCTGACAATGGATTGCTAATAAGACTTTCTTTTAAACTGTTACTCTCTTCATCTTCATCTACAATATCCTCCTTCATTAACTCAACTGGACTTATTTTGAAAACCTCACATATTATATTGATATGACTTGACCAAGAATTGCTTTCCCCTCTTTCTATCCTAGCATACGCAGACTGAGATATACATAGAAAATCAGCTATTTGTTCTTGAGATAGGTTTTTGTTTTTACGTAATTTTTTTAACTTTTTTCCTATGATTACATTCATAATTCGAGTATTACATCACTCAAAAATAAGAAAATTTACACAAAAACATAAAAAAAAGCTAAAATAACCGATTTTAGAACAAGGATTGTTTAAACTCTTATATAGATTTGTTATGTCAATAAATTAGTGCTAACCATTAAGTTATATAGCTATGAAAAAACTTTTTTTATTAATTACGTTTGTCAGTATGTCATATTCTTGCAGTGATACTGATTCTTTAAAAATTGAACAAACAAATATTATTGATTATTCTGCTTTAAATATATCAGTAGACAAACAGATTAATTCGTTCCACAAAATGTCCATTAATTCTAATAATGCAGGTAATTATCTCAAATATTTTAAAACAGAAACATCCGCACTAAATACCGGTAAAAGCATTCCAGAAGAAACTAATATCAAAATTACGTTAGCTCCTCACTATAATTACAAAGAGCAAAAATTTATGCTCCTTTTTTATCAAGATTTAGCGAACTGTTACGACAATAAAATAGTGGATCTTTTAAATTCTAAAAGAATTTTACTCAATGAAGACAATTTTTCAACAGATTTTAAAAATGAAGCTACCTTCATATTCAACACAATCGAAAAAGTAACTAATGAAATTGGAATGCTTTTAAATAAATCCCAAACAAATAAAACTAAAAAAGAAACTGGTTTTGGAAATTGCATGGGACAAAAAGGAAAATCAATCGGGAGAGCAGTTGCAGCAGGAGCGCTTGTAGGAGCTGTAGGTGACGCTATTGTGGGGGCTGGCGGAGGAACTGTAGCTTTACCAGGAATAGGCACAACAGTAGGAGCCGTAGGAGGTGCCGTTTTTGGTGCTGTCAAAGGTGCAATCGGAGGAGGACTTGTTGAGCTTACATGGGCTGCTGTAGATTGTGTAATGCAACCTACGAAATTAGAAGTTAAATATCTTAACACTGAATATTTCTATAGAGAGATTGTTGTTAAAAATGACCCTGAACAATTAGATTTTTATATATTTAAAAATGCTGATGCTCTAATTAATACGGTTCTAAATGCTTCAGAAAATACTATAATAAAATTTACAAAATAGATTATGAAACCAAATAATAAAAAAAAATTAGTTCTTATCTACAACTATGTATTTAGCCCTATCACAGTCATTATAATGTTCTGGATTCTTTTTTTTGATGGGGATTCATTCTCTTTTCAAAAAATAATCGATCACAAATCTGACCCTAAACTTTATTTAGCAATTGCATTAGCAATAGCTTTTCTTTTGTTTTTAAGACATGGAATGAGATTTCCAAAAAATGATAAAAAATGACAATCTTTGAAAAAATACGTAGAACAGGTATACGTTGGAATATCTTCTTAGTTTTTATAACAACAGTAATCTTTTTTTCGTCACGCTTTTTTAGTGATAAAGAATTTAGTTGGAATACTATATACGAACACCGCAAAGACATAAAAATATATGTTGCTTTATTATATGGATTTACATCGGCCCTTTTCATACATATTGGAATATTAGCTTGTTCTAAATTTCCTCCTTCAAAATAAAATTGACTCAAACATCAAATAACCAAACATTCTATTGCTTGATGACTCAATCTATTTCATGCCCTTTTCGAGGTTTCTTTTTAAGTGAAACCTCGATTTTTTTATAAATCTCGTTTTCTTTTTAAATCTTTTATTACTTTTTTCAATTCTTTTATTCGCGCTTCATATTGCTCTATTATCTTATTAGACAATTGATTGATAATGGAAGTTTCATTCAAGTTGCTGCTCTCTTCTTTCTCTTCTGCTATTTCAACCTTAAACAAATCTTCAGGGCTTATCTCAAAAACCTCACATATTATATTGATATGACTAGCCCATGAACCACTTTCGCCTCTTTCTATACGTGCATACGTAGATTGTGACAGTTTCAAAGAACTTGCTATTTCCTCTTGTGATAGATCTTTTTGTTTACGTATTTTTTTCAATTTATTTCCTACTGTAACATTCATGATATAGTTTTTAAACTACAAAAATATAAGAAATATTTTACTTTTAACGTATTAAACTTAGAAACAACGAATTATCTTATGTAAATGATTAAAAAACTTCTCTCAGCTCTTTACTATAAAACAAAAACACAAGAAGAATAACACACCAGATACTGAGTGCATTACACTTGGTTTAGTCCTGAAAACCGCAACGACTTAGCACTTATAGTTCACTTTCTCTTTTTAATCTTTTATTTGCAATTCTGTTAGGTAAATTATTAATAACTGAAGTTTTTTTAGATTATCTACTCTAACCATATACCGACCTACTAATTGTTTCGAAAACTTGTTTACCACAATACTATGTTTCATCGACTAATACTAAATATCCACATCTTTTTAGAAAATAGAGATACACCAATAATCGGTCATTTGACTTAGCAACAGATTAAAAATAATATGTATATTCGTATTACAAATGAATTATTTAGTAACTACTTGAGTATACTATAATGCTAAAAATTAAAAAATTATGAGTAATGGATCTATAACAATGAGCTTACTAATTATAATTATAGCCTTAGGTTATAGATATAAAACTTATAAAGACAGTAAAAAATAGCTGTTTTATATAATGTAAATAAGAGTAAAACAAATCTATTTAATGAATTGATAATTATTTAAAAATACTCGAATTCGTATTACAAAAGAATTATTTAGTAACACTTTAAAAATCAAAAATACTATGGAAGATGGCTTTAAATTTATTGTCTTAGTAATTGTTATCATCGGAATTGGTTATCAGTACAATTCAAGAAGAAAAAACAAGACTAACTCCTAAACTATTCAACTATTTTACTTCCAGACATTCAATAACTTAAAAATATTTATTTCTTTTGTTTGTAAGCGATAAAAATACAAGTTTACTATATTCTTTAATTCATTGATAAAAACCTTACTTAAATTTCACAATTATAAATACTACTTTTGATCTTTTGGAGTTAAAGTATTTATGATTAAAAAACTACTATTTTGGTTTGTAATTATCTCTTGTTATGGACTTCATGCCCAGGAGATAAACTCGCATTATAAAACCAAAAAAATTGGTTCTTCTCGAGATACAATTCATCTAGAAAATCACAGTATTAACTC
This region includes:
- the fbp gene encoding class 1 fructose-bisphosphatase, whose translation is MEERNKTLGEFIIENQKAFQYSSGELSRIINSIRLAAKVVNYKVNKAGLVDIVGAAGEQNIQGEDQQKLDVYANEVFIQTLINREIVCGIASEENDDFITVQGSDNSHNNKYVVLMDPLDGSSNIDVNVSVGTIFSVYRRITPIGTPVTLDDFLQPGVNQVAAGYVIYGTSTMLVYTTGHGVNGFTLNPAIGTFYLSHPNMKYSKDGKIYSVNEGNYIHFPQGVKDYIKYCQHEEDDRPYTSRYIGSLVSDFHRNMIKGGIYLYPTSSKAPNGKLRLLYECNPMAFIAEQAGGKASDGFSRIMEINPTELHQRVPFFCGSYNMVEKAEEFMLKAKQ
- a CDS encoding helix-turn-helix domain-containing protein; amino-acid sequence: MNVIIGKKLKKLRKNKNLSQEQIADFLCISQSAYARIERGESNSWSSHINIICEVFKISPVELMKEDIVDEDEESNSLKESLISNPLSEELIEQYAVRIRVLEKVIKELKIIIKDHKLKSSN
- a CDS encoding GNAT family N-acetyltransferase, translated to MNIRKGNPEDMKAVLGLIQELAIFEKEPAAVLVTESDLIRDGFGESPLFHVFVAEVDTEIVGIALYYYRFSTWKGKTIHLEDLIVKDKMRGSGLGMALYSEIMQQAKKDNVRRVEWNVLDWNTPAIKFYENSGAKVFEEWRVVQMDEAGINTFLDKNNNLKQNI
- a CDS encoding helix-turn-helix domain-containing protein, with protein sequence MIGIKIKELRKIKELSIIELSNKLGVGYSELYNIESGKNKKIEFLLMDKVCNVFDVDFNYFLKSPNPKVFNDDKIMGRLTEIAMLCVYRKIIKQNEVQIVELKQVIKDLKRRRDL
- a CDS encoding aspartate kinase, yielding MRVFKFGGASVKDAEGIKNVYDVLQKVGYEDVLLVVSAMGKTTNALEVVIKNYFEKSNELNSSVQEVKKYHNQILLDLFEDEKNEVFTAVNAFFSELEYFLANNKSPNYNFVYDQIVSFGELISTTIISHFMNFMGIHTQWIDVRNFIKTDATYRDAEVDWEVTQKNIGKNVKRNILNITQGFLGADENNFTTTLGREGSDYTAAIFAYCLNAESVTIWKDVPGVMNADPRYFENASLLNQISYREAIELAFYGATVIHPKTLQPLQKKEIPLYVKSFINPLLKGTSVSKGVDLEPYLPCFIVKRNQLLISLSSIDFSFIMEENISEIFALFHEFKIKVNLIQNSAISFSVCVEDKFENFNDMNAILSKKFKVDFSENVTLYTIRHFDDKAAEAVEENKEVLLKQVSRETMQMVTKELN
- a CDS encoding helix-turn-helix transcriptional regulator — translated: MNVTVGNKLKKIRKQKDLSQEEIASSLKLSQSTYARIERGESGSWASHINIICEVFEISPEDLFKVEIAEEKEESSNLNETSIINQLSNKIIEQYEARIKELKKVIKDLKRKRDL